One window of the Populus nigra chromosome 4, ddPopNigr1.1, whole genome shotgun sequence genome contains the following:
- the LOC133692810 gene encoding glutathione S-transferase-like — MADIMKVHGSALSTAAQRVFACLYEKELEFEFIPVNMAVGEHKKEPFLALNPFGQVPAFEQGDLKLFESRAITQYIAHGYADKGTPLVIPGKQMATLSVWMEVEAHQFDPVASKLNWELVFKPMFGIPTDNAAVEENEAKLVKVLDIYESRLAQSKYLGGDIFTLADLHHLPNISCAMRTQVKKLFDSRPHVSAWVADITSRPAWSKVVAMNK, encoded by the exons ATGGCAGATATCATGAAAGTCCACGGAAGCGCCCTCTCAACAGCTGCACAACGGGTTTTTGCTTGCCTTTATGAGAAGGAGCTTGAGTTTGAGTTTATTCCTGTCAACATGGCGGTAGGGGAGCACAAGAAAGAGCCATTCCTTGCCCTCAAT CCGTTTGGTCAGGTCCCAGCTTTTGAACAAGGAGATCTTAAGCTCTTCG AATCAAGGGCAATCACTCAATACATTGCCCACGGGTATGCAGACAAGGGGACTCCGCTTGTTATCCCAGGCAAGCAGATGGCAACATTATCAGTGTGGATGGAGGTTGAGGCTCACCAATTTGACCCAGTAGCTTCAAAGCTGAACTGGGAGCTAGTTTTTAAGCCAATGTTTGGAATCCCCACAGATAATGCAGCGGTGGAGGAAAACGAGGCTAAGCTCGTTAAGGTTCTCGATATCTACGAGTCAAGGTTGGCTCAGTCCAAGTACTTGGGAGGCGATATCTTCACCTTGGCTGATTTGCACCATCTCCCCAACATATCTTGCGCGATGAGGACACAGGTGAAGAAACTATTTGATTCTCGACCCCATGTTAGCGCATGGGTAGCGGATATCACCTCGAGGCCAGCTTGGTCCAAGGTCGTTGCCATGAACAAGTAA
- the LOC133691377 gene encoding glutathione S-transferase F6-like produces MHIVIQANKNRNLSFSALFTEEVMAPLKLHGSVLSTNTQRVLATLYEKEVEFELVNVNLGAGEHKQEPHISLNPFGLVPAAVDGDLKLFESRAISQYVAHQYASKGTQLGAAGNGYATILVWQEVESHQFDPSASKLVWEQVFKPIFGLPTDAALVAETEVTLGKVLDVYEARLSQSKYLASDSFTLADLHHLPNIQALLGTPSKKLFDSRPHVSAWVASITGRPAWGKVLAMLPK; encoded by the exons ATGCACATCGTCATCCAAGCCAACAAGAACCGAAATCTCTCATTCTCTGCTTTATTCACTGAAGAAGTCATGGCCCCTTTGAAACTCCATGGAAGCGTTTTATCAACCAACACACAGCGAGTTCTTGCAACCCTTTACGAGAAAGAGGTAGAATTTGAGCTTGTTAACGTCAATTTGGGAGCTGGGGAACACAAACAAGAGCCCCATATTTCCCTCAAT CCATTTGGTCTAGTTCCAGCTGCTGTTGATGGAGATCTTAAGCTCTTTG AATCAAGAGCAATTTCACAGTACGTAGCCCACCAATATGCCAGCAAGGGGACTCAACTGGGCGCTGCAGGCAACGGGTATGCAACAATCTTGGTATGGCAAGAAGTGGAGTCTCACCAGTTCGACCCATCAGCTTCAAAACTGGTGTGGGAGCAAGTTTTTAAACCAATTTTTGGGCTACCAACAGATGCGGCTCTAGTTGCCGAGACGGAGGTCACTCTCGGTAAGGTTCTAGATGTGTACGAGGCAAGACTGTCTCAATCCAAGTACCTAGCCAGTGACAGCTTCACCTTGGCCGATCTGCACCACCTCCCTAACATCCAGGCCTTGTTGGGGACTCCATCCAAGAAATTGTTCGATTCTCGCCCCCATGTTAGCGCATGGGTTGCCAGTATCACTGGAAGGCCAGCTTGGGGCAAGGTGCTCGCTATGCTTCCGAAGTAA
- the LOC133691588 gene encoding glutathione S-transferase F6-like: MATLKLHGTPISTNTQRVLATLYEKEVEFELVNVNLGAGEHKQEPHISLNPFGLVPAAVDGDLKLFESRAISQYVAHQYASKGTQLGAAGNRYATILVWQEVESHQFDPSASKLVWEQVFKPIFGLPTDAALVAETEVTLGKVLDVYEARLSQSKYLASDSFTLADLHHLPNIQALLGTPSKKLFDSRPHVSAWVASITGRPAWGKVLALLPK; the protein is encoded by the exons ATGGCAACCTTGAAACTCCATGGAACCCCTATATCGACCAACACACAGAGAGTTCTTGCAACCCTTTACGAGAAAGAGGTAGAATTTGAGCTTGTTAATGTCAATTTGGGAGCTGGGGAACACAAGCAAGAGCCCCATATTTCCCTCAAT CCATTTGGTCTAGTTCCAGCTGCTGTTGATGGAGATCTAAAGCTCTTTG AATCAAGAGCAATTTCACAGTACGTAGCCCACCAATATGCCAGCAAGGGGACTCAACTGGGCGCTGCAGGCAACCGGTATGCAACAATTTTGGTATGGCAGGAAGTGGAGTCTCACCAGTTCGACCCATCAGCTTCAAAACTGGTGTGGGAGCAAGTTTTTAAACCAATTTTTGGGCTACCAACAGATGCGGCTCTAGTTGCCGAGACGGAGGTTACTCTCGGTAAGGTTCTAGATGTGTACGAGGCAAGACTGTCTCAATCCAAGTACCTAGCCAGTGACAGCTTCACCTTGGCCGATCTGCACCATCTCCCTAACATCCAGGCCTTGTTGGGGACTCCATCCAAGAAATTGTTCGATTCTCGCCCCCATGTTAGCGCATGGGTTGCCAGTATCACTGGAAGGCCAGCTTGGGGCAAGGTGCTCGCTTTGCTTCCAAAGTAA
- the LOC133691220 gene encoding glutathione S-transferase F13-like: MVLKLYGAPMSTCTSRVLTCLHEKNLDFELVPVDLFAGEHKQPPFLAKNPFGQIPVLEEDDLTLFESRAITSYLAEKFKGTGYDLIRHENPKEAASVKVWTEVESHRYNPAIAPIVFQFMVAPLRGNSPDQTIIDANVEELGKVLDIYEARLSSTKYLAGDFYSLADLHHLPYTYYLMKTPAASVVNERPHVKAWWEDISSRPAFKKVAEGMSFVKK; encoded by the exons ATGGTGCTTAAGTTGTATGGAGCACCCATGTCCACATGCACCTCTCGCGTGCTGACATGCCTCCATGAGAAGAACTTGGATTTTGAGCTTGTCCCAGTTGATCTTTTCGCTGGCGAGCACAAGCAGCCTCCTTTCCTGGCCAAAAAT CCCTTTGGTCAGATTCCAGTTCTTGAAGAAGATGATCTTACTTTATTCG AATCCAGGGCAATCACATCATACCTTGCTGAGAAATTCAAGGGGACTGGCTACGATCTTATAAGGCACGAAAACCCCAAAGAAGCTGCATCGGTGAAGGTATGGACAGAGGTAGAATCCCACCGATATAACCCTGCGATAGCGCCGATCGTCTTTCAATTCATGGTGGCTCCACTTCGAGGCAATTCACCTGATCAAACAATCATCGACGCCAACGTAGAGGAGCTAGGAAAAGTGCTTGACATATATGAAGCTAGGCTGAGTAGCACCAAGTACCTTGCTGGGGATTTCTATAGCTTGGCTGACCTTCACCACCTACCATACACGTACTATCTCATGAAGACTCCCGCAGCTTCGGTGGTGAATGAGCGTCCCCATGTTAAGGCATGGTGGGAGGATATTTCTTCTAGGCCAGCTTTTAAGAAAGTGGCCGAGGGTATGAGTTTTGTTAAGAAATGA